The following proteins are encoded in a genomic region of Nitratireductor sp. GISD-1A_MAKvit:
- a CDS encoding LysE family translocator yields MDPAFLLTALVVVLIPGTGVIYTLAIALGRGGLASVLAAFGCTLGILPHIAAAILGIAALLHASAMLFQIVKFAGVLYLLWMAWGALKENGMLNAEADRSAIPHRAIIRRGFLINILNPKLSIFFLAFLPQFIPAESALPALDMAWLGSIFMAMTFVVFVLYGQMASLVRGRVLSSPTIMKWLRRSFAAAFAALGLRLALSGR; encoded by the coding sequence ATGGATCCCGCATTCCTGCTCACGGCGCTTGTCGTCGTGCTCATTCCCGGCACTGGTGTGATCTACACACTGGCCATCGCGCTTGGCCGTGGCGGATTGGCATCCGTTTTAGCCGCGTTCGGCTGCACGCTCGGCATTCTGCCCCATATCGCAGCCGCGATTCTCGGCATCGCCGCCCTGCTGCATGCCAGCGCCATGCTCTTCCAGATCGTGAAATTCGCCGGGGTGCTTTATCTCCTCTGGATGGCGTGGGGTGCGCTGAAGGAGAACGGCATGCTGAATGCCGAAGCCGACCGCAGCGCGATCCCGCATCGGGCCATCATCCGCCGCGGCTTCCTGATCAACATTCTGAACCCAAAGCTCTCGATCTTCTTTTTGGCCTTCCTGCCCCAGTTCATCCCCGCCGAAAGCGCCCTGCCCGCACTCGACATGGCGTGGCTGGGCTCCATCTTCATGGCGATGACCTTCGTCGTCTTCGTGCTCTATGGGCAGATGGCCTCGCTCGTGCGCGGCAGGGTTCTGTCGAGCCCGACCATCATGAAGTGGCTGCGGCGCTCGTTTGCGGCAGCCTTTGCCGCGCTCGGCCTGCGCCTGGCGCTTTCAGGAAGGTAG
- a CDS encoding LysE family translocator, whose amino-acid sequence MDISALIIFAGALLVAAGSPGPSIAALVARVITRGWRDVLPFLAAMWIGEGIWLSFAILGLAYVAETFHMAFVVIKYAGVAYLLYLAWKMWTAPVETGGEALPSAGSRLRLFFTGMAVTLGNPKIMMFYLALLPTIIDVASVTLIGWAELTLTMVVVLVAVDAVWVLAATQARRLLKSPRAMRIANRTSASMMAGAAAAIATR is encoded by the coding sequence ATGGATATCTCCGCCCTCATCATCTTTGCCGGTGCCCTGCTTGTCGCGGCCGGTTCCCCCGGCCCCAGCATCGCGGCGCTGGTGGCCCGCGTCATCACGCGCGGCTGGCGCGATGTGCTGCCGTTCCTGGCGGCCATGTGGATCGGTGAGGGGATCTGGCTCTCCTTCGCCATTTTAGGCCTCGCCTATGTGGCGGAGACCTTCCACATGGCTTTCGTGGTGATCAAATATGCGGGCGTGGCCTATCTGCTCTATCTTGCATGGAAGATGTGGACCGCCCCGGTGGAAACGGGTGGCGAAGCTCTGCCCAGCGCCGGTTCGCGCCTGCGCCTCTTCTTCACCGGCATGGCAGTGACCCTCGGGAATCCGAAAATCATGATGTTCTATCTGGCGCTTTTGCCCACCATCATCGACGTCGCCTCGGTAACGCTGATCGGCTGGGCGGAGCTGACACTCACCATGGTGGTTGTTCTGGTGGCGGTGGATGCCGTGTGGGTGCTGGCAGCCACGCAGGCACGGAGACTGCTCAAAAGCCCGCGCGCCATGCGCATTGCAAACCGCACCAGCGCCTCGATGATGGCCGGTGCGGCGGCGGCCATCGCAACGCGCTAG
- the typA gene encoding translational GTPase TypA yields the protein MKLRNIAIIAHVDHGKTTLVDELMKQSGSFRDNQRVAERAMDSNDIEKERGITILAKATSVEWDDTRINIVDTPGHADFGGEVERILSMVDGAVLLVDAAEGPMPQTKFVVGKALKVGLKPIVAINKIDRPDARADEVINEVFDLFAALDATDEQLDFPILYGSGRDGWMNYDPEGPKDQGLTPLFDLMLKHVPEPTTEPGPFRMIGTILEANPFLGRIITGRIAAGSIKPNQAVKVLHHDGTLLENGRISKILAFRGLERQPIEEAHAGDIVAIAGLSKGTVADTFCDPSVNEPMEAQPIDPPTVTMSFIVNDSPLAGTEGDKVTSRVIRDRLLKEAEGNVALKIEEADDKDSFYVSGRGELQLAVLIETMRREGFELAVSRPRVVMQKDENGNLLEPIEEVVIDVDEEHSGVVVQKMSERKAEMVELRPSGGDRQRLVFHAPTRGLIGYQSELLTDTRGTAIMNRLFHDYQPYKGEIGGRVNGVLISNDDGEAAAYALFNLEDRGPMVIDAGVKVYHGMIIGIHSRDNDLEVNVLKGKKLTNVRASGKDEAVKLTPPIRMTLERALSWIQDDELVEVTPKSIRLRKLYLDPHERKRFEKSRAGAA from the coding sequence ATGAAACTGCGCAATATTGCGATCATCGCCCACGTTGACCATGGGAAAACAACACTCGTCGACGAGCTTATGAAGCAGTCCGGCTCCTTCCGCGACAACCAGCGTGTTGCCGAACGGGCCATGGATTCCAACGACATCGAAAAAGAACGCGGCATCACCATTCTGGCGAAAGCCACTTCGGTGGAATGGGACGACACCCGCATCAACATCGTCGACACGCCCGGCCACGCCGATTTCGGCGGTGAGGTGGAGCGCATTCTCTCCATGGTGGATGGCGCCGTTCTTCTGGTGGATGCCGCCGAAGGCCCGATGCCGCAGACCAAGTTCGTTGTCGGCAAGGCACTGAAGGTCGGCCTGAAGCCGATCGTCGCCATCAACAAGATCGACCGTCCGGACGCCCGCGCCGACGAAGTGATCAACGAGGTGTTCGACCTCTTTGCAGCGCTCGACGCCACCGACGAGCAGCTCGATTTCCCGATCCTGTATGGCTCGGGCCGCGACGGCTGGATGAACTATGACCCGGAAGGGCCCAAGGATCAGGGCCTGACGCCGCTGTTCGACCTGATGCTCAAACATGTGCCCGAGCCGACCACCGAGCCCGGCCCTTTCCGCATGATCGGCACCATTCTGGAAGCCAACCCGTTCCTCGGCCGCATCATTACCGGCCGCATCGCCGCCGGCTCCATCAAGCCGAACCAGGCCGTGAAGGTGCTGCATCACGACGGCACGCTTCTGGAAAACGGTCGCATCTCCAAAATCCTCGCGTTCCGCGGCCTTGAGCGTCAGCCCATCGAGGAGGCCCATGCGGGCGATATCGTTGCCATTGCCGGCCTCTCCAAGGGCACTGTCGCCGACACGTTCTGCGACCCTTCCGTCAACGAGCCGATGGAAGCACAGCCCATCGATCCACCGACCGTGACGATGAGCTTCATCGTCAACGACTCGCCGCTGGCCGGCACCGAAGGCGACAAGGTGACGAGCCGCGTGATCCGTGACCGCCTCCTGAAGGAAGCCGAGGGCAATGTGGCGCTGAAGATCGAGGAAGCCGACGACAAGGACTCCTTCTACGTCTCCGGCCGTGGCGAACTCCAGCTTGCCGTTCTCATCGAGACCATGCGCCGCGAGGGCTTCGAGCTCGCCGTCTCGCGCCCGCGCGTGGTGATGCAGAAGGACGAGAACGGAAACCTCCTCGAACCGATCGAGGAAGTCGTGATCGACGTGGACGAGGAACATTCCGGTGTCGTTGTACAGAAGATGTCGGAGCGCAAGGCCGAGATGGTCGAGCTGCGCCCTTCCGGCGGCGACCGCCAGCGCCTGGTCTTCCACGCCCCAACGCGCGGCCTGATCGGCTACCAGTCGGAGCTTCTGACCGACACGCGCGGCACGGCCATCATGAACCGGCTGTTCCACGATTATCAGCCCTACAAGGGCGAGATCGGCGGTCGCGTGAATGGCGTCCTGATCTCCAATGACGACGGCGAGGCGGCGGCCTACGCGCTGTTCAATCTGGAAGACCGCGGCCCGATGGTGATCGACGCCGGCGTGAAGGTTTATCACGGAATGATCATCGGCATTCACTCCCGTGACAACGATCTGGAAGTGAACGTGCTGAAGGGCAAGAAGCTCACCAACGTCCGCGCCTCCGGCAAGGACGAAGCCGTCAAGCTGACGCCACCGATCCGCATGACGCTGGAGCGCGCGCTTTCCTGGATTCAGGACGACGAGCTGGTGGAGGTGACACCGAAGTCGATCCGCCTGCGCAAGCTCTATCTCGACCCGCACGAGCGCAAACGTTTCGAGAAAAGCCGCGCCGGCGCGGCTTGA
- a CDS encoding trans-aconitate 2-methyltransferase, which yields MNDPTEPLYADPAVAQFYDFRGAARPDLAFCRKLAGNSASVLDLGCGTGELAALLSEGRRVVGVDPAAAMLDIARTRPEGKIVDWIEGDARTLRLDERFDLIAMTGHTFQVFLTEADQRAVIETIATHLKPGGHFIFDSRNPDFPGEKTRTAKATLRRFTHPGHGQVEAWNESTFDDATQILSYRNSYRVLKSGEVHTATARIRYTPKNVIAELLHESGLQVERWSGDWTGAPFEPASKEIIPLGRAVPQ from the coding sequence ATGAATGACCCAACCGAACCACTCTATGCCGATCCGGCCGTCGCGCAGTTCTACGACTTTCGCGGTGCTGCGCGGCCTGATCTGGCTTTCTGCAGGAAACTCGCCGGCAACTCAGCCTCGGTTCTCGACCTCGGCTGCGGAACCGGCGAACTGGCCGCCCTCCTGAGCGAGGGCCGACGCGTTGTCGGGGTCGACCCTGCGGCGGCTATGCTCGACATTGCACGGACCCGACCAGAGGGCAAAATAGTGGACTGGATCGAAGGCGATGCACGCACGCTCCGACTCGATGAGCGTTTCGATCTGATTGCCATGACGGGCCATACGTTTCAGGTTTTTCTCACCGAAGCGGATCAGCGCGCGGTGATTGAGACGATCGCCACACATCTGAAACCGGGTGGCCATTTCATCTTCGACAGTCGCAATCCGGATTTCCCCGGCGAGAAGACCCGTACAGCGAAAGCGACACTACGCCGGTTCACACACCCCGGGCATGGTCAGGTCGAAGCGTGGAATGAATCCACCTTTGATGACGCAACGCAGATACTCAGCTATCGAAACAGCTATCGCGTCCTGAAAAGCGGTGAGGTGCATACGGCCACGGCACGCATCCGCTATACGCCAAAGAATGTCATCGCAGAGCTGTTGCACGAAAGCGGGCTCCAGGTCGAACGGTGGTCTGGGGATTGGACCGGCGCGCCCTTCGAACCTGCATCGAAGGAAATCATTCCGCTTGGGCGCGCAGTGCCGCAATAG